The genomic region TAAAAACTCAATACTATTTGCTATAAAATTTGAGACATTCTTTTAACTCGACATTTATATTCGATGTGATGCGCCACCTGCTGGCCGTCACCGCACAGCGTCAGTTCATAAGAGTGTGGATGCTCTAATggtttaatgtattatttacacTGTAACCATTAACATTATGAGAGGTTATTTACTCTATAATCACACATAGGAATGCAAATGACTCTTAATTGTAAACATTGCATTTATTGTGCATGATCATAAtcagaaatgtatatatatatatatatatatatatatatatatatatatatatatatatatatatatatatatatatatgtgattcAAACAAAGactcccccagtttcacagacaaggcctAGTCCttgactaaaatgcatgtttgagctgatTTAAcggaaagcaacttgcactgacatatattaaatatgtcagtaatgttttttttctgaggcacgtttataaaagttacttaaatgtcctaattaaactaaggcctaatcctggcttaatctgagcctgtctgtgaaactagCATTAATAAGCATTAAGTTAATGACTTCATTAAATTCATTAAACATtacaacttttgaacaaaggCAAGTTTCAAACAATAATGAAACAATAATTCCCTGTCTGGACTATTAATAGTAAACATGAATggagtaaaactgaaacacaAATGGTCTTCGTGAAAATGTTAGATGACCTAGTGCTGAATGACACAATTAATGGAGAACAGTTACTTCATTAGCTGGATTAAGATTACCTTAAAATGCATTGGTATCCCctcaaaataaagtattttCATAATTGATGCATTAAAGTGCTTATTAATAAGTATTTTCAAATGCAATACAATATGGTTGAATCCTCTAAATTTGTTGCTTTTCAGCAATGCAACACATATTGCACATAATAGAATTAACATCACTTTGTTTAAGGCACTTCAGATTTTTACCTGagtgaaatataattattatcaaaagtcaaaagtttggacaaaaagtttttttaaccatttatgcttttattaatGATTGTATTCAAAGTATAGGAATTATGCAGTgacctaaaaaaatgtaatatccggttcaataataacaaaaaaaaaaaaaaaaaggtagttgCATTTTATATTTGTCTAAGTGTAACATTAGATCACTGAAGTtagtccaaacttttgactggtatcATGAGTGTTGAATATAGGATCAAACTCAAATAAATCAGTCCTGATATCCCTCTGAATTGATCAACTGGAATGTTTAATTATGCGTATCCGTGTCTGATTCCTCATCCGTTCTTGCCCAGCTCTGAATCTTTCCAGTGCCAAAGATGATGTAAAAAATGGCTCCGAAGGCGCTCACTCCGGCTGACAACCAGAACACATGCCTCCATCCTGTAACTGAGTGCTGCTCGGAGCAAAAGAAGGGagaacaaacattaaaaaacgtGATGAATTCACACTGCAGTTTTATTAAGAATAAAAGGACAGCTTACATCTTTGGTCAAGTAACCCACAACAATTGGTGCAAGAACACCAGGAATGGTCCCAAAAGTGTTTGTGATTCCTAAAAGCATTCCTGCATACCTGAGAAGATACAAATGGAGATATAACTGGCGCAACAAACTTAACTGATGCATGCTAGTTTTAGCATAGTTTCATCTTATAGTCCTAAACCTAGGATTTCTGAGCATCTCTTCAAATAATTTTAACCACAGACTTGATTTTACTTCAAAAAAACCATAGGAAATTCCAGACAGAACGCATAGCCTATAAATCTATGTTATGTCTGAccatcttttgtttttgtaccgTGGAGCAATATCGATCTGGTTAATGAAGACACCAGCAGCACTGAATCCCCCAAACGCACTGGACAAAGTCAGAAAAGTCACGGCCAGCACACCGCTACACCCTGAGAAGCCCACCGCGAGGAGAAAAACAGCGGGTAGAAACAGACCTATGGGACACAATTAATACAATATCAATTAATATCAATACAGTTACAGTAATGTATATATGTATCTATCCTCTATTACACTTGGTCACCATAAACATCCATCAAAATTTGTGACAAGAAcgcttacaaaaaaaaaaaccctcccaAATCCTAAAGCTTGTTTCCgtccacagaataaaaaataataaaagttaattgagactttttaatctcacaattctgacactTTTTTCctctcacaattccgagtttatatctcacatttttaGAGAAATGAAGTccgaattacgagatataaactcggaatatcttgttataaagtccgaactgCGAAtttgcaattttgcaaaaaaatgtgagataaaaagtcgcaattaccttttttaattgcaagtttacgtccacaattctgacttttttcaatttcaggtttatatcttacaattctgagaaataaagtcagaactgagagaaataaagacagaattgtgacataaaaataaagtttgacctttttctcgcaatttcgaatttatatatctcacaattcttggaattgcaaattataaacttgtaactgcgagaaataaagtcaaatttGTGAGATAAGttacaattatcttttttttttgtatggagacctgcaaaaataaataaataaataaattatatcatGGCCCGAATTAACAATTTGTTCCCACGACTAAGTAATACGCCAACATTTACTAAATTTACTAAAACGATAGAACaaattcttaaaggattagttcactttagaattaaaatttcctgataatttactcacccccatgtcatccaagatgttcatgtctttctttcttcagctgaaaagaaattaaggtttttgaggaaaacattccaggatttttctccatatagtggacttcaatggactccaaacggttgaaggtcaaaattagtttcagtgcagcttcaaagagctctacatgatcccagatgaggaataagagtcttatctagcaaaacgatcagttattttctaaaaaaaataaaaatgtatatacttttaaccacaaatgctcatcttccactagctctgcgatgtgccacgcattacgtaatcaaaAAGTGTggaagatgagcatttgtggttaaaaagtatatacatttttatttttttagaaaatgaccaagcATTTCattagataagactcttattcctcatctgggatcatgtagagctctttgaagctgcactgaaactgacatttggaccttcaacccgatGAACCCtgatgaagtccactatatggagaaaacacctggaatgttttcctcaaaaaccttcatttcttttcgccAAAAGtgagaaagacataaacatcttggatgacatgagggtgagtaaattatcaggaagtgAACTAATCCGTTAATTCGTGGCCACAATATATGTCATGTGTGGGgcttggtcatttttttttattccatggtagaaacaagcttccaaaCAAATCACATACCAATAAAAGTGAAGATTTTCCGGACGGCTGTGATACTCAGGAGCTCCCTCTCCAGGAGGTTGTCTGCCAGCACACCTGAGCCCACTGAGAACAGCCAGCCAGCCAGATACGGCAGAGCAGAGAGGAACGAATTCTGAATAACACAATAGAGTGAGACGCAGTATATAAACCAGACTGGTTTCATCTAAATACACCGACTGCCTCACCTGTTGCAAATCAAAGTGGAGCACAGTGTCCATGTAGATAGGAAGTGAGGTGAGGAGAGTGTAATAAGACCAGTTGGAGCACATCTGTGAGATGATTATGGCCCAAAGAGGAACAGAGAGCAGCATAGATAACCCAGGCACTGACCAACCATGAGGCAGCCCCTAAAAACAGAGAAAATATCAAATCAGCATCATAAATGCCTGTAGATCTAAACCAGAATAATTATGAAGAGGAGGGAATGTtggaaattcatgtttttttatgaTTCCTTCTAAACACAATGACAAATTCACATATCATCATGCTAGATTTTATTGTTAACATGAATGATTTACCCTTGATGAATAAAGAATGAGACTAAACTGAATGCTTCATCAAAACTGAAACATAAAAGTAGTGCATACCTGTGAACCTATTGAGTTAATTATGTAATCTTTCTCTCTGTCAGTAATTCTTGGGTGAGTTCGGGGTTCATCCGATACCAGGAGAAACCAAAACAGAGCCCAAAGGCACCCTGCACCACCTGGTGGTAAAAACACTTTAATACGTTTGGATAcaaaaaattcaagatattatattacattaaacaTGATATTACAAATATGAGGACAAGAGTGAGGACAAGAGTAAGGACATGtactctctctcgctctctctcgaTGTCTGCATcaatacaaatttacaaaaggGATTTTATATACATAGAAATCGCATTAAATGCAAGTAGAACCTAATTTAAGGTTTCAAATAAGTTTTGGGAGagcaaaatgtcaaaatgtgggTGAAATAATGTTTCACTTAACaattatattaatgtaaaaattaaaacaacataCTTATTTTGACCtgtacatattaaaatatataaaagaataagtgagcatactaaattttattgaattttaaaTTCTTGCTGACAAATGGgcaaagtttaaaaatgtaaaattacaagtaATTAGCATTTGGGGTAAAGTAATTAGTCTTTAATATGgcataaatagattttttgttgtaaatatgaCTGACAAGATTGTTACACTGAATGACATTTTAGTGGGTGTCTTCTGTAAATCATGgtaaaaatgcatatttaatttttgatcagaaaaaacaaacaaattaaacagGACCCATTCTGATAtactgaaaaacaacaacaacaattcaAAGCCTTAttatgctttatatatatatatatatatatatatatatatatatatatatatatatatatatatatatatatatatatatatatatttttttttttttttttttttttttccaagcaactagatactgttcaaaagatcgggattggtaagatttttttaacgtttttgaaaaagtctcttttgctcaccaaggctatatttattaaatcaaaaatacagtaaaaacagtaatattgtgaaatatttttacaattttaaatagctgttttctctgtgaatatattgtaaaacgtaatttattcctgtgatcaaagctgaattttcagcatcattactccagtcttcagtgtcacatgatccttcagaaatcattctaatatgatgatttgctgcttgagaaacaattatgattattgtctgtgctgattaatatttcTGCAGAAACCATGATCCATTTTTTCCTCATCACTCAAAagcacagcatttatttgaaatagaaatcttttgttaaataataaaagtctttactgatcaatttaatgcatctttactgaataaaagtattaatttcttttaaaaaaaatcatattaaccCAAAACTTTTGTATCCCTCACCACAGGAGTAGAAGACTGCTGGCCATCCTAAACTATGACAGATGAAGCCAGTGAGAGGAAGAGCCACAAAGGCACCGAAGCTAGATCCTGCACCGGAGAACGTCATCAGACGCGCCCTCTCCAATGGAGGAGCCCAGCGGGCCCACATCGCACTCATGGCAGGAAACGTCACACCCTAGACAAAAGAACCCCACGCAGACTCAAATCAGATACATATTTTACATACTCTCCATTTGAAGCATCGGTGTGcaggatttcaggtcattaaAAACATCCCTAACCTCCCCGAATCCCTCTAGCGCACGCAAGGCAAACAGCCACTTGGCTCCCAGCTGTGCTGACAGAGGAGTGAGGAGAGTGAGGACGGCTGTTCCAAGCACACCACCACCAAGGAAGAGGCTTCCTCCAAAGCGGCCTGACAGGTAGCCTCCGGGGATCTGAGTAAACAGGTATCCAAAGAAGAAAGCACCCAGCAGCATTCCCTGTGTTTCGCGATCCCATGGGTATCTTGGAATCTGggaaaagaaaattaaagagagagagaaacatgaactaaatattttatatacactacagttcaagaGTTTGGGGAGAGTAAGATTCTTTTGgttctgaaagaagatagtcatatacacctggcttgagggtgagtaaatcatgggataattttcatttttgggtgaactatccctttaagagcgtCAAAGCGCCATTTATTGCTTAATTTTTGTGATAAAATGGACATCACTTGAAAGCTAAAACTTTGTTTCTTGACAGAAGTAACAAAGCTCTTTGCAATTACTGGATGGGAAGAGCGCTGTAAATAATGTTTGGTGTACAGAAAAACAGCAGATCTGGCAACCCTGGCTTGATCTACAGTTGACTCATAGGGTCAAATAGAGTCTGCTTTATTATAAtgattggtaacactttataataactgcacactatgaagcattagtaaatagtcaatgcatcatttataaacaataatagacattagtaagcatatataaatacagctataaatgctttattcttgatttgtaagcatatctataatgtgtttaataattgcattttcatactttattaataataaatgtattatttctaaattaagtattacattatttacaaccagttatttaggagttgtcagtagtTCATAAGAtaatttaggaagtgtaagtaaactatttaaacattcatttatacatcttattatttagacatttagttatagttacttagtgtgttaataaatgctttattcctACTGCAGTTCATTAATTCAGGTAGTTTAGAAGtggtcagttaactatttttgtgagctcatttAAAGTGAGGACTATGCatgctttgtaaagcttttataaatgagatttaaagatTCAGTGATCTCCTGCACTGCTGTCCTCtcatgttttaaagttagtactgtGGTAGTTTTTACactaggaatatgtgttaataaagcatttaagtAACTATtacctaaataataagatgcataaatgtatatttaaatattttattaatcatttacttacacttcctaaattaTCTTATGAACTACTGACagctcctaaataactggtttgtgaataatgtaatgcataatttagaaatgataaactgatcattaataaagtatgaaaatacaattattaaacacattatagagatgcttataaatcaagaataaagcatttatagctgtatttataaacagcttactaatgtctattaatgttttataaatgatgaattgactatttactaatgcatatctaatgcttcatagtgtgaattattataaagtgttacagaaTGGGGGTTATTAgtagtatattagaatgatttctgaaggatcatgtgacactgaagactggaaaatTCAGCTATGGCATAACAGTAATAAATTATtcctaaaatgtaaaaaagatcTTACCGACACCAAACttctgaacggtagtgtataagaACAAATCCATGACATATTTGGAGACCTACCGGGTTCAGTGCATGAAAAGCTGTGTGCAGTTTATTCTTACCCCTTCTGGCTGTTCTGAGCTTTGGCTGTTGTTGTCAAGTGTATGGGAAGATCCTGGACACTCGTTTGATACATTGCTATCGGATGACGGCTGGTCATTAGTCCCATTTACCATAGCAACCATGGCAACACTGAGATTTACACGCAGACCATAGACCACAGCAAAGCCAAAGAACATCATAGCAGCCAGATTGCATCGTACTGAGCAGCATTTGGGAGGCACTGTCACACATACAAATGTCAAAAATTATaggtttaaaaaaagattaacaaagattagAGTCACTTAGTACAATATTtttcaaaagtctggggtctttttgaaagaaaatattttttttcagcaaggatgcatcaaATTGATCAAGAATTATCAACGAATCCTGGGAAAAAAAGGACTAATGAAGGATGAAAAtaggaaaaaattacat from Chanodichthys erythropterus isolate Z2021 chromosome 15, ASM2448905v1, whole genome shotgun sequence harbors:
- the si:ch1073-513e17.1 gene encoding sialin, with translation MALQHGYSINSSADDQDSDTAPLLEKEVKKITVPPKCCSVRCNLAAMMFFGFAVVYGLRVNLSVAMVAMVNGTNDQPSSDSNVSNECPGSSHTLDNNSQSSEQPEGIPRYPWDRETQGMLLGAFFFGYLFTQIPGGYLSGRFGGSLFLGGGVLGTAVLTLLTPLSAQLGAKWLFALRALEGFGEGVTFPAMSAMWARWAPPLERARLMTFSGAGSSFGAFVALPLTGFICHSLGWPAVFYSCGGAGCLWALFWFLLVSDEPRTHPRITDREKDYIINSIGSQGLPHGWSVPGLSMLLSVPLWAIIISQMCSNWSYYTLLTSLPIYMDTVLHFDLQQNSFLSALPYLAGWLFSVGSGVLADNLLERELLSITAVRKIFTFIGLFLPAVFLLAVGFSGCSGVLAVTFLTLSSAFGGFSAAGVFINQIDIAPRYAGMLLGITNTFGTIPGVLAPIVVGYLTKDHSVTGWRHVFWLSAGVSAFGAIFYIIFGTGKIQSWARTDEESDTDTHN